The following are encoded in a window of Castanea sativa cultivar Marrone di Chiusa Pesio chromosome 5, ASM4071231v1 genomic DNA:
- the LOC142633877 gene encoding LOW QUALITY PROTEIN: uncharacterized protein LOC142633877 (The sequence of the model RefSeq protein was modified relative to this genomic sequence to represent the inferred CDS: substituted 1 base at 1 genomic stop codon): MAVSVSRRLLRSFGSLYTFGHCDSPSITCQSFHGSHALSTLGYSGLFKGGPSVLANRWLSTSILTPDSGEGAFPTDLLSTKPMVTAERSIGLCQDLIIPVTNFHNEDKGFMVLAGDVFDVPIKKGIVHCVVLWQLAKXQQGTHSTKTISEVSGTGKKPWRQKGTGRARHGTLRGPQFRGGCVMHGPKPRSHAIKLNKKVRRLGLKIALTARAAEGKLLVFDDLEVPNHKTKNIVNYVTQMENTKKLLLVDGDSINEKLKLATQNLHYVNVLPSIGLNVYSILLHDTLVMSRNAVNKIVERMHTPINR, translated from the exons ATGGCGGTGTCGGTGTCCAGAAGGCTTTTGCGTTCCTTTGGTTCCTTATATACGTTTGGCCACTGTGATTCTCCAAGTATTACGTGTCAATCGTTTCATGGTTCTCATG CTTTGTCTACATTGGGATATTCAGGTCTTTTCAAG GGCGGACCTTCTGTCCTTGCTAATCGATGGCTGTCAACTTCCATTCTAACTCCTGATTCAGGGGAAGGAGCATTTCCCACAGATTTATTATCCACGAAGCCTATGGTAACAGCGGAGCGTAGTATAG GACTTTGTCAGGACTTGATAATTCCAGTGACAAATTTTCACAATGAAGACAAGGGCTTCATGGTTTTAGCTGGTGATGTTTTTGATGTGCCTATTAAAAAGGGTATTGTGCATTGTGTTGTACTATGGCAGCTTGCAAAATGACAACAG GGAACACATTCAACAAAAACCATTAGCGAGGTTAGTGGCACTGGGAAAAAACCATGGCGACAGAAGGGTACTGGTCGAGCAAGGCATGGAACATTGCGTGGGCCCCAG TTTAGGGGCGGTTGTGTTATGCATGGCCCTAAGCCAAGAAGTCATGCTATCAAGCTTAACAAGAAGGTTCGGCGTCTAGGCCTGAAGATTGCTTTGACAGCTCGTGCAGCTGAAGGAAAG CttttggtttttgatgatttgGAGGTTCCTAACCATAAAACGAAGAATATTGTGAACTATGTCACGCAAATGGAGAACACAAAAAAACTTCTTCTGGTGGATGGTGACTCCATAAATGAAAAGCTGAAGTTGGCCACACAAAATCTACATTATGTCAATGTACTGCCATCTATT GGCTTGAATGTCTATAGTATCCTGCTCCATGACACTTTGGTGATGTCCCGTAATGCCGTAAACAAAATTGTTGAGAGGATGCACACTCCAATTAACCGTTAA
- the LOC142637164 gene encoding chromatin remodeling protein EBS-like — MAKPRPGKKDLDAYTIRGTTKVVRAGDCVLMRPSDTGKPPYVARIEKIETDNRNNIKVRVRWYYRPEESIGGRRQFHGAKELFLSDHYDVQSAHTIEGKCTVHTFKNYTKLENVGAEDYYCRFEYKAATGGFTPDRVAVYCKCEMPYNPDDLMVQCEGCKDWYHPACVGMTIEEAKKLDRFVCSECSSDDDVKKPLTAFSASPAADGKVEPKRRKR, encoded by the exons ATGGCCAAACCTAGACCTGGGAAAAAGGACTTGGATGCCTACACCATCAGAGGCACTACCAAGGTTGTTAGAG CTGGGGATTGTGTGCTCATGCGACCATCGGACACAGGTAAGCCTCCATACGTGGCACGCATCGAGAAGATCGAGACAGACAATAGGAACAACATCAAAGTTAGAGTGAGGTGGTACTATAGACCTGAGGAATCGATCGGAGGGAGGAGACAGTTCCATGGAGCTAAAGAGCTGTTCCTTTCTGACCACTATGATGTTCAGAGTGCTCACACTATAGAAGGGAAGTGCACGGTTCACACTTTCAAGAACTATACTAAGCTCGAGAATGTTGGGGCTGAGGATTACTATTGTAGATTCGAGTATAAGGCTGCTACTGGGGGGTTCACACCAGACCGTGTGGCTGT gtACTGCAAATGTGAGATGCCTTACAACCCGGACGACCTCATGGTGCAGTGTGAGGGGTGCAAGGACTG GTATCATCCTGCTTGTGTGGGCATGACCATTGAAGAAGCTAAAAAATTGGATCGCTTTGTTTGTTCTGAATGTTCATCCGATGATGATGTGAAAAAACCCCTGACTGCATTTTCAGCATCTCCAGCAGCCGATGGCAAG GTGGAGCCCAAGCGAAGAAAGCGATGA
- the LOC142635649 gene encoding subtilisin-like protease SBT2.4 gives MGGGFDIIASLQFMLLLFYVNFAACVAEERAIYLVLMEGDPVAFHRVSSPGENGRRLELNSEVSEAHAKHLVDSHDQLLQNTLESGRYNKLYSFKHIVNGFAVHTTPSQARRLRDASGVRLVERDRGAKLMTTYTPQFLDLPEVWTKEGGDKSAGEGIVIGFIDTGINPCHPSFAYDPMKLFTSNISHFSGACETGPQFPAGSCNGKIVSARFFSAGAQAVATLNTSVDFLSPFDAVGHGSHVASTAAGNTGVSVLVNGFLYGRASGMAPRAQIAVYKAVYPTVGTLTDVVSAIDQATKDGVDIITLSVGPDEPPEDKFTFLNVFDIVMLSARRAGVFVVQAAGNHGPAPSTVLSYSPWAVGVAASGTDRTYPGSLLLGNGQKVGGVGLSGPTLGDGLFQYKLVLAKDAVKINGTFPRTPQYIEECQFPEALDRNVVLGSVIICTFSDGFYNGTSTLTAIVDTARILGIMGFILVANPTYGDFIAEPIPFAVPGIMIPSVADAKVISQYYEQQIQRDGRGFVTKFGARAAIGDGRVSSFKGQAPIVSRFSARGPDFIDIDKNPADILKPDILAPGHQVWAAWSPISALEPTLEGYNFALLSGTSMATPHIAGIAALIKQYNPLWTPSMIASAISTTANKYDTSGEHIMAEGSDNLYPSTPFDFGAGLVSPTRALDPGLVLSSGYDDYISFLCSLPNMDPAIVKNYTGELCNHSLSHPANLNLPSVTISSLAGAQLLRRTVKNVGLKPEKYLCSVMPPNGTLVNLNPPWFTIAPQGTQDLDIQINVTQAMNNWSFGEIVLTGSLNHIVRITLSVLFQYPHEN, from the exons ATGGGAGGAGGGTTTGATATAATAGCTTCTTTACAGTTCATGTTGCTTCTGTTTTACGTGAATTTCGCGGCTTGTGTTGCAGAAGAGCGAGCAATATACTTGGTTTTAATGGAAGGAGACCCGGTTGCATTCCATAGAGTTTCTTCACCTGGTGAAAATGGAAGAAGACTTGAGCTGAACAG TGAAGTTTCCGAGGCTCATGCAAAGCACTTGGTGGATTCTCATGACCAACTCCTGCAGAACACTTTAGAGAGTGGACGTTACAACAAGCTCTATAGCTTCAAACACATTGTAAATGGCTTTGCAGTTCACACCACACCTTCCCAG GCTAGAAGACTCAGAGATGCTTCAGGAGTGAGGTTGgtagagagagatagaggggCCAAATTGATGACAACGTACACTCCTCAATTCCTTGACTTACCAGAAGTATGGACAAAGGAAGGAGGAGACAAAAGTGCAGGTGAAGGTATTGTGATTGGTTTCATAGACACAGGCATCAATCCTTGCCACCCAAGCTTTGCTTATGATCCCATGAAGCTTTTCACCTCAAATATTTCTCACTTTTCGGGAGCTTGTGAGACGGGTCCTCAATTCCCGGCTGGTTCTTGTAATGGAAAGATAGTTTCAGCCAGGTTCTTCTCAGCTGGGGCTCAAGCGGTTGCAACTCTTAATACATCAGTGGACTTTCTCTCACCCTTTGATGCTGTTGGACATGGCAG TCATGTCGCATCAACAGCAGCTGGAAATACGGGAGTTTCCGTTTTGGTGAATGGCTTTTTGTATGGACGAGCTAGTGGAATGGCACCACGCGCACA AATTGCCGTTTATAAAGCTGTCTATCCAACTGTGGGAACTTTaacagatgtggtatcagcaattGATCAA GCAACAAAAGATGGAGTCGATATCATTACACTCTCTGTTGGACCAGATGAACCACCAGAAGATAAATTCACCTTCTTAAATGTGTTTGATATTGTCATGTTGTCTGCACGAAGAGCTGGAGTTTTTGTGGTGCAAGCAGCAGGTAATCATGGCCCAGCTCCTTCTACTGTGTTATCTTATAGCCCTTGGGCTGTTGGTGTAGCTGCTTCTGGAACAGACAGGACTTACCCTGGTTCTCTTCTCCTGGGAAATGGCCAAAAAGTTGGTGGTGTGGGATTATCAG GACCAACTTTGGGAGATGGGTTATTTCAATATAAGCTGGTTTTAGCTAAGGATGCAGTTAAGATAAATGGGACATTTCCAAGAACTCCACAGTATATTGAAGAGTGCCAATTTCCAGAAGCGTTGGACCGTAATGTAGTGCTAGGTAGTGTTATCATCTGCACCTTCTCAGATGGCTTCTACAATGGGACCTCCACTCTCACTGCCATCGTGGACACTGCAAGAATTTTAGGAATCATGGGTTTTATTCTAGTTGCAAACCCAACCTATGGTGATTTTATTGCAGAACCCATTCCCTTTGCTGTTCCTGGCATTATGATACCCTCTGTTGCTGATGCCAAG gtTATATCACAATACTATGAGCAGCAAATACAAAGGGATGGGAGAGGATTTGTGACCAAATTTGGTGCTAGAGCTGCTATAGGAGATGGAAGGGTTTCTTCTTTCAAGGGGCAGGCACCTATAGTTAGTAGATTCTCTGCAAGGGGACCAGATTTCATTGACATAGACAAAAATCCTGCTGATATACTGAAGCCTGATATTCTTGCGCCAGGGCACCAAGTTTGGGCAGCTTGGAGCCCCATTAGTGCCTTAGAACCCACATTAGAGG GATACAATTTTGCACTACTGTCTGGTACCAGTATGGCAACACCTCATATTGCAGGAATAGCTGCACTCATCAAGCAATATAATCCTTTGTGGACTCCATCAATGATAGCTTCTGCAATTTCAACCACAGCCAACAAGTATGACACTAGTGGAGAACATATAATGGCAGAAGGATCAGATAACTTGTATCCCTCCACACCTTTTGATTTTGGTGCTGGCCTTGTCAGTCCTACCCGTGCATTGGATCCTGGTCTAGTCTTATCCTCAG GATATGATGACTACATCAGTTTTTTGTGCTCTCTACCCAATATGGATCCAGCTATAGTCAAAAACTATACTGGAGAGTTGTGCAATCACTCTCTTAGCCACCCAGCTAACCTGAACCTTCCTTCAGTGACAATATCATCATTGGCTGGAGCTCAATTATTGCGACGGACTGTCAAGAATGTAGGGCTCAAGCCAGAGAAATACTTGTGCTCTGTGATGCCACCAAATGGGACACTAGTTAACTTGAATCCACCTTGGTTTACCATAGCTCCACAAGGAACCCAAGATTTGGACATACAAATTAACGTGACCCAAGCAATGAATAACTGGAGCTTTGGTGAAATAGTTTTAACAGGCAGCTTAAATCACATTGTGAGAATAACCTTGTCAGTTTTATTTCAATATCCTCATGAGAATTGA
- the LOC142633541 gene encoding O-fucosyltransferase 15-like isoform X2, which translates to MLKVKDPRKGANKREPKDLWQEPFVPASAWRPCADQRNWEPSEGNNGYILVTANGGINQQRVAVCNAVMVARLLNSTLVIPRFLYSSIWRDASQFSDIYQEEHFINYLTPDIRIVKELPKDLQSLDLEAIGSVVTDEDIMKEAKPSFYLKMILPILFKNRVVHFLGFGNRLAFDPIPFQLQRLRCRCNFHALRFVPKIQETGALLLQRLRQHAGDTGPLDHYLIGPSAVSNKKESSSRAKKPSRYLAVHLRFEIDMVAHSLCEFGGGEEERQELEAYREIHFPALTQIKKTTKLPSPIELRSEGLCPLTPEEAILLLAALGFKRKTHIFVAGSQIYGGQSRLAALTSLYPKLVTKEKLLSSTELEPFMNFSSQLAALDFIGSTAADAFAMTDSGSQFSSLVSGFRIYYGGGKMPTIRPNKRRLASIFLKNNTIEWRVFEQRVRKAIRQTKHVQTRPTARSVYRYPRCKECMCRTD; encoded by the exons ATGCTAAAGGTAAAAGACCCCAGAAAG GGAGCGAATAAACGTGAGCCAAAAGATTTGTGGCAGGAGCCGTTTGTTCCTGCTTCTGCTTGGAGACCTTGTGCTGATCAACGTAACTGGGAACCTAGTG AGGGAAATAATGGGTACATTTTGGTAACTGCAAACGGAGGGATTAACCAGCAGCGAGTTGCT GTTTGTAATGCTGTCATGGTCGCGCGTTTGCTTAATTCAACTCTTGTTATTCCCAGATTTTTGTACAGTAGCATATGGAGAGATGCAAG TCAATTCAGCGATATCTATCAGGAGGAGCATTTTATTAACTACTTGACTCCTGATATTCGGATAGTGAAGGAACTTCCTAAGGATCTGCAGTCATTAGATTTGGAGGCTATTGGTAGTGTT GTGACAGATGAAGATATCATGAAAGAGGCAAAGCCAAGTTTTTACTTGAAGATGATTCTCCctattctatttaaaaatagAGTTGTCCATTTTCTTGGATTTGGGAATCGCTTGGCATTTGACCCTATACCGTTTCAGTTGCAG AGACTTCGATGCAGATGTAATTTTCACGCCCTGCGATTTGTTCCTAAAATACAAGAAACTGGTGCTTTGCTTCTTCAAAGGTTACGCCAGCATGCAGGTGACACTGGGCCATTGGATCATTATCTTATTGGTCCATCTGCAGTATCAAATAAGAAGGAAAGCAGCAGTCGTGCTAAGAAACCTTCCAGATATCTAGCTGTACACTTGAGATTTGAAATTGATATGGTGGCTCATTCTTTATGTGAATttggtggtggtgaagaagagaGACAGGAGTTGGAAGCATATCGTGAAATCCATTTCCCTGCATTGACACAGATCAAGAAGACCACAAA GTTACCTTCTCCTATAGAACTCAGATCAGAAGGCCTTTGTCCTTTAACTCCTGAGGAAGCAATACTTTTACTTGCTGCTCTTGGTTTCAAACGTAAGACCCATATATTTGTGGCAGGCTCACAAATATATGGAGGTCAGTCAAGATTGGCTGCTTTGACCAGCTTGTATCCTAAATTGGTTACTAAAGAGAAGCTGCTTTCATCAACTGAACTTGAACCATTCATGAATTTTTCATCTCAG TTAGCTGCCCTGGACTTCATAGGCTCCACTGCTGCAGATGCATTTGCTATGACCGATTCAGGGAGTCAGTTTTCATCTTTAGTGTCTGGGTTTCGAATATACTATGGTGGAGGGAAAATGCCAACAATACGGCCAAACAAACGCAGGCTTGCAAGCATCTTTTTGAAGAACAACACTATTGAATGGCGCGTGTTTGAGCAGAGAGTGAGGAAGGCAATTAGACAAACTAAACATGTCCAGACAAGACCGACGGCAAGGAGTGTTTACCGGTATCCACGATGTAAAGAGTGTATGTGCAGGACAGACTAa
- the LOC142633541 gene encoding O-fucosyltransferase 15-like isoform X1, with amino-acid sequence MASTRTLSDSTLDLQSNSKLNQHQNASLDYETGGSGRSRSSSFHARPNSPATPTRSRHAAAEAASFWDLKVKKRRAAKAWYSRKRVKGAVALIGLVALFFFVNWIMLLRLQDRRPDPDSKTRVSENSVLVQENSRKYAKGKRPQKGIYGRLLALAAHALAEGANKREPKDLWQEPFVPASAWRPCADQRNWEPSEGNNGYILVTANGGINQQRVAVCNAVMVARLLNSTLVIPRFLYSSIWRDASQFSDIYQEEHFINYLTPDIRIVKELPKDLQSLDLEAIGSVVTDEDIMKEAKPSFYLKMILPILFKNRVVHFLGFGNRLAFDPIPFQLQRLRCRCNFHALRFVPKIQETGALLLQRLRQHAGDTGPLDHYLIGPSAVSNKKESSSRAKKPSRYLAVHLRFEIDMVAHSLCEFGGGEEERQELEAYREIHFPALTQIKKTTKLPSPIELRSEGLCPLTPEEAILLLAALGFKRKTHIFVAGSQIYGGQSRLAALTSLYPKLVTKEKLLSSTELEPFMNFSSQLAALDFIGSTAADAFAMTDSGSQFSSLVSGFRIYYGGGKMPTIRPNKRRLASIFLKNNTIEWRVFEQRVRKAIRQTKHVQTRPTARSVYRYPRCKECMCRTD; translated from the exons ATGGCGTCAACCCGTACCCTCTCAGACTCCACTCTAGATCTCCAATCCAACAGTAAGCTGAACCAGCACCAAAACGCTTCTCTCGACTACGAGACCGGCGGTTCGGGCCGGTCCCGGTCCAGCTCGTTCCACGCCCGGCCAAACTCGCCCGCCACTCCGACTCGATCCCGTCATGCGGCGGCGGAGGCGGCGTCGTTTTGGGATCTGAAGGTGAAGAAGCGAAGGGCTGCGAAAGCGTGGTACAGTCGAAAGCGAGTGAAAGGAGCTGTGGCTCTGATTGGATTGGTGGCTTTGTTTTTCTTCGTCAATTGGATTATGCTTTTGCGATTACAGGATCGACGACCTGATCCTGATTCTAAAACTCGGGTTTCGGAGAATTCGGTTTTGGTTCAG GAAAATTCGAGAAAGTATGCTAAAGGTAAAAGACCCCAGAAAGGTATTTACGGAAGGTTGTTGGCTTTGGCTGCCCATGCCTTGGCCGAG GGAGCGAATAAACGTGAGCCAAAAGATTTGTGGCAGGAGCCGTTTGTTCCTGCTTCTGCTTGGAGACCTTGTGCTGATCAACGTAACTGGGAACCTAGTG AGGGAAATAATGGGTACATTTTGGTAACTGCAAACGGAGGGATTAACCAGCAGCGAGTTGCT GTTTGTAATGCTGTCATGGTCGCGCGTTTGCTTAATTCAACTCTTGTTATTCCCAGATTTTTGTACAGTAGCATATGGAGAGATGCAAG TCAATTCAGCGATATCTATCAGGAGGAGCATTTTATTAACTACTTGACTCCTGATATTCGGATAGTGAAGGAACTTCCTAAGGATCTGCAGTCATTAGATTTGGAGGCTATTGGTAGTGTT GTGACAGATGAAGATATCATGAAAGAGGCAAAGCCAAGTTTTTACTTGAAGATGATTCTCCctattctatttaaaaatagAGTTGTCCATTTTCTTGGATTTGGGAATCGCTTGGCATTTGACCCTATACCGTTTCAGTTGCAG AGACTTCGATGCAGATGTAATTTTCACGCCCTGCGATTTGTTCCTAAAATACAAGAAACTGGTGCTTTGCTTCTTCAAAGGTTACGCCAGCATGCAGGTGACACTGGGCCATTGGATCATTATCTTATTGGTCCATCTGCAGTATCAAATAAGAAGGAAAGCAGCAGTCGTGCTAAGAAACCTTCCAGATATCTAGCTGTACACTTGAGATTTGAAATTGATATGGTGGCTCATTCTTTATGTGAATttggtggtggtgaagaagagaGACAGGAGTTGGAAGCATATCGTGAAATCCATTTCCCTGCATTGACACAGATCAAGAAGACCACAAA GTTACCTTCTCCTATAGAACTCAGATCAGAAGGCCTTTGTCCTTTAACTCCTGAGGAAGCAATACTTTTACTTGCTGCTCTTGGTTTCAAACGTAAGACCCATATATTTGTGGCAGGCTCACAAATATATGGAGGTCAGTCAAGATTGGCTGCTTTGACCAGCTTGTATCCTAAATTGGTTACTAAAGAGAAGCTGCTTTCATCAACTGAACTTGAACCATTCATGAATTTTTCATCTCAG TTAGCTGCCCTGGACTTCATAGGCTCCACTGCTGCAGATGCATTTGCTATGACCGATTCAGGGAGTCAGTTTTCATCTTTAGTGTCTGGGTTTCGAATATACTATGGTGGAGGGAAAATGCCAACAATACGGCCAAACAAACGCAGGCTTGCAAGCATCTTTTTGAAGAACAACACTATTGAATGGCGCGTGTTTGAGCAGAGAGTGAGGAAGGCAATTAGACAAACTAAACATGTCCAGACAAGACCGACGGCAAGGAGTGTTTACCGGTATCCACGATGTAAAGAGTGTATGTGCAGGACAGACTAa